Genomic DNA from Thermosipho ferrireducens:
TGCTCCAGAAGGTTAACTTTTTGCGCCATATTTTCAGCTTCTTTATTTACTTTCACAGCCTCAACGACAATATTATCTATAGCCTGTATACCATCTTTTGAAGAATTCATTATCTGGGTCATTGCATTAGAAAGATCAGTAGCAGAATCAGCAACAGATACAGCAAGCTGGGCCACCTGTTGAACATTTGTGTCAATACTTGAAGCTGTTTCTCCAATTGATTGAATATTATCAGTAATTTTGTCTGTAACTTCTTTAAGATAAACAGCTTTTTCATCTAATTTATTGGCATCTTCAGTAATATTAGCCACTGTATCGTAAAGCATTCTGGAATTTTCTTTTAATTTTGTAATGATTTCCTGAAGTTGGTTCAAAAATAAATTAAACCCTTCAGCAAGCTTGCCTATTTCATCTTTTGTAGCCACAGGAAGGCGTCTTGTAAGATCTCCTCCACCACCTGCAAGTTCATTAACAATATCAAGTAAATTTTTAACTGGCTTATACACACCTCTTCTAATAGCGATTATTGAAAATGCTACGATCGCTGCACCTATTAATGTAAAGATCAACTGGATCAATTTTGTTAAATATACTTTTTTCTCTGCATGGTCTTGAAGCAAACCTACCGCTTTGTTCATCTCTGAAAGAAGAAGCTCATTATTAGACTCGATATATTTTATTGCATTGTAGTCTTTCCCGTTAGTTTTTATTACTTCTTCCACAGCTTTTTTTAATGGCTCCCAGAGTTTTATAACTTTTTCTAACTGCACTTTAACATCATCATAAACATTTGCGGGAAGAGTAGCCCAGGTCTTCATTTCAAGATCAAGAGGTACTTTACCCCCGTCTTTTAATCCTTTCAAAGTAATATCAAACACTTTTACCGTATTTTCAAGCTTTTGTTTGTAATTTTTAAATCCCATGTTGAGCATCATTGACTCTTTTGACATCTTTTGAGTAAGCATTCTTTGCCTTCCGGCTAAATTAACAATTAACGCGTCATCTTTTTGTAAATTTGTAATATATAAAGTGGTTAAATAAATTGAAAGGATAAATATCCCAAGTACAACAAGTGGTATTAATAATTTTGTCATTAAATGTTTCATACTATCCCTCCCTGTATTTTCACATTCTTTTACAATTATATCACACAATGAAAAAATAATTGTCACATAATTATCCATAGTCCTAACAAAAGAGATGGCGAGGATTAGCAAGGCTTGTCCTGAGCACGAAATGCGAAGGAGCTTACGAGAGTTAGCGAGAGTTGGCGAGGTTGGCAAAAAGACAAGATTCTTCACATTCGTTCGGAATGACAATAAGGAGAAGATCCTTCGTCACTTCGTTCCTCAGGATGACGTTCCTTTCATTCAGGATGACAAGAAAGAAAATGTCATTCCGAGGAGCAGATGCGACGAGGAATCTTATGATTAGCGAGGGTTAACGAGTTTAGTAAAAAATAACAGATACGTTCAAAAATTCTGCCTCAAAATCACAAAATTTTGATTTTAGCATTTTCCTGCTTAAATTTTCCGCGAAATGCATTTTCTTTTAACATTAAATGCGAATCAAGATCGTGAAATACAAATGCTCCTGTTCCAAGTGCAATATTAACACTTTGATTTATACCCAGACTTGATTCTCCCATACATCCTATCATAAGCTGGAGATTTGCTGTCTTTGTCATTTCAATAATTGCAAGAGCATCTGATATACCTGATTTCATAAGTTTTATGTTAATAAAATCCACAGCCTCTTCCTTTATTAATCTATAAACATCATATTTACTTCTTGCGCTTTCATCAGCTGCAACAGGATACGTTGAATTAAACCTGATATATTTTAATCCTTCAATATCACTTGCCACGACAGGTTGTTCAAAAACCGAGATGTCAATTCCTCTTCTGTAAAGCACTCTTGCAAATTCTATTGCCTGCTTTGGAGTATATCCCATGTTAGCATCCACTATGTATTTTGCTCCTTTAGTTTCTTTCGCTATTTCTCCGACCACTTCTATATCTTTTCTCAAATTTTCTCCCACTTTGATTTTGATTACATTAAACCCTTCTGAAAAAATTTTCTTAGCTTCTTTTACCATGTTTTCGATAGTATCCATTCCAACTGTTCTATCTGTTTCGATTTCTTCTTTTAACCCACCAAGAAGATAATACACAGGAGTTTCAATTTCTTCTGAAAATGCGTCAAGCACTGCGTACTGTACTCCCGCTTTTACACTGGGTGTTGAAAAAAATCTGTCAAGTACTTCGAATATTTTTCTATATTCTTTTACATCCATCCCAATAATACTTTCTTTTACCGCTTCTTCAAGTTTATAAAGCGCTTCAACCTTTTCACCATTAACCCTGAATGAAGGAGATATCTCACCATATCCCTTAACACCTGCATCAGTTTCTATAACTACCTCTATGTTAGTGGAACTTTCTGAAATGCTTCCTGTAATATGGAAAGGTTTATAATATTCGTAAGTTCTTAATTTAAATTCCACATTCACAATCTTGCTCATTATTTCACCTCCGAAAAATTTTGTATTTTTATAGAGTAACTAAATTTGTCATAATAAATATTTTCGTATTCCGTTTCAATCTCACCCACTTGATTATCATACGGATCTGAACGCCAGAATTTCTTTTCAGGATAAAATGGTTCCATAAGCTCAACGTTAGCAACCATTCGAAAACCA
This window encodes:
- a CDS encoding L-Ala-D/L-Glu epimerase; protein product: MSKIVNVEFKLRTYEYYKPFHITGSISESSTNIEVVIETDAGVKGYGEISPSFRVNGEKVEALYKLEEAVKESIIGMDVKEYRKIFEVLDRFFSTPSVKAGVQYAVLDAFSEEIETPVYYLLGGLKEEIETDRTVGMDTIENMVKEAKKIFSEGFNVIKIKVGENLRKDIEVVGEIAKETKGAKYIVDANMGYTPKQAIEFARVLYRRGIDISVFEQPVVASDIEGLKYIRFNSTYPVAADESARSKYDVYRLIKEEAVDFINIKLMKSGISDALAIIEMTKTANLQLMIGCMGESSLGINQSVNIALGTGAFVFHDLDSHLMLKENAFRGKFKQENAKIKIL
- a CDS encoding methyl-accepting chemotaxis protein; protein product: MKHLMTKLLIPLVVLGIFILSIYLTTLYITNLQKDDALIVNLAGRQRMLTQKMSKESMMLNMGFKNYKQKLENTVKVFDITLKGLKDGGKVPLDLEMKTWATLPANVYDDVKVQLEKVIKLWEPLKKAVEEVIKTNGKDYNAIKYIESNNELLLSEMNKAVGLLQDHAEKKVYLTKLIQLIFTLIGAAIVAFSIIAIRRGVYKPVKNLLDIVNELAGGGGDLTRRLPVATKDEIGKLAEGFNLFLNQLQEIITKLKENSRMLYDTVANITEDANKLDEKAVYLKEVTDKITDNIQSIGETASSIDTNVQQVAQLAVSVADSATDLSNAMTQIMNSSKDGIQAIDNIVVEAVKVNKEAENMAQKVNLLEQSVGAINKILDTINNVAEQTNLLALNAAIEAARAGEAGKGFAVVAEEIRKLAEETKKSTEEIGVTLKEITTSSKETAEASKHVSESFSAFIQDMKTVKTTFDNIGKQVEDVTRRTEDLAAASEEQSASAQEMSASVQDITKQIQSAAKLMVETNVSINVQTEHISKLKQQIENVKKVSELLEAKAEKFKV